The following are encoded together in the Lactuca sativa cultivar Salinas chromosome 1, Lsat_Salinas_v11, whole genome shotgun sequence genome:
- the LOC111916762 gene encoding DEAD-box ATP-dependent RNA helicase 5, giving the protein MPTISDGITKAEKKSKNRDHKRKLEDPEPELVVESKKDKKKKKEKVEPPQEIVNGNEILNGSDELSEKKKKKKKKQKKEEEEEGIKNNGGEVEEVRETEDNVVVSGKDINDSKYKALSSFSESKLSEELLECCKNFSKPSPIQSNSWPFLLHGRDFIGIAKTGSGKTLAFGIPAMNHILNKRKNKPTKKVTPLCLVLSPTRELAQQIFDVLSEAGKPSGVRSVCVYGGTSKGPQISALKSGMDIVVGTPGRLKDLIEMGVCQLQEVSFVVLDEADRMLDMGFEPEVRSILSKTSSVRQVVMFSATWPLAVNQLAQEFMDPNPVKVVVGSEDLAANHDVMQIVEVLEDRARDERLVTLLEKYHKSRRNRVLVFVLYKKEASRVESMLQRRGWKVVSISGDKQQRARTEALALFKDGSSPLLIATDVAARGLDIPDVEVVINYSFPLTTEDYVHRIGRTGRAGKKGVAHTFFMKENKALSGELINVLREAGQNVPANLLNFGTHVKKKESKLYGAHFKEISADAPKATKITFDSDED; this is encoded by the exons ATGCCGACGATCAGCGATGGTATCACTAAAGCTGAAAAGAAGAGCAAGAACAGAGACCACAAGCGAAAGCTCGAAGACCCAGAGCCTGAACTCGTTGTAGAATCCAAAAAGgacaagaaaaagaagaaagaaaaggtCGAACCCCCCCAAGAAATTGTAAATGGAAACGAAATCCTGAATGGGTCAGACGAGTTGagcgagaagaagaagaagaagaaaaagaaacaaaagaaagaggaagaagaagaaggaattaAGAACAATGGCGGTGAAGTGGAGGAGGTTAGAGAAACCGAAGATAATGTTGTGGTCTCTGGTAAAGATATTAATGATTCAAAGTACAAAGCTTTGAGTTCCTTTTCAGAATCTAAACTTTCTGAAGAATTGCTAGAGTGTTGCAAGAATTTCAGTAAGCCTTCGCCAATTCAATCGAATTCGTGGCCTTTTCTTTTACATGGTCGTGATTTTATTGGCATTGCTAAAACTGGTTCAG GGAAGACACTGGCCTTTGGAATACCTGCCATGAATCATATTTTGAACAAGAGGAAAAACAAACCAACCAAGAAAGTGACTCCACTTTGCCTTGTACTTTCACCCACAAGGGAACTTGCTCAACAG ATTTTTGACGTTCTATCTGAAGCTGGGAAACCCAGTGGGGTTCGATCGGTTTGTGTGTATGGAGGAACTTCTAAAGGACCCCAAATTTCTGCTCTAAAATCTGGCATG GATATTGTTGTTGGAACTCCTGGTCGTTTGAAAGACTTAATAGAAATGGGAGTATGCCAGCTACAAGAGGTCTCTTTTGTG GTACTAGATGAAGCTGATCGAATGCTTGATATGGGATTTGAACCAGAAGTTCGTTCTATTCTTAGCAAAACAAGTTCTG TTCGCCAAGTTGTAATGTTCAGTGCAACATGGCCCTTAGCTGTGAATCAACTCGCTCAGGAATTTATGGATCCAAATCCTGTGAAG gtTGTTGTAGGTTCAGAGGATTTAGCTGCAAACCATGATGTCATGCAGATTGTGGAG GTTTTGGAAGATCGAGCACGTGATGAACGTTTAGTTACATTGCTAGAGAAATACCACAAGTCAAGAAG GAACAGAGTACTGGTTTTTGTTTTGTACAAGAAGGAAGCATCCAGAGTTGAGAGTATGTTGCAAAGAAG GGGTTGGAAGGTTGTTTCCATAAGTGGTGACAAACAACAAAGGGCACGTACCGAAGCACTTGCTTTATTCAAGGATGGTAGCtctccactcttg ATCGCAACCGATGTGGCTGCTCGAGGTCTGGATATTCCAGATGTTGAAGTTGTAATAAATTACAGCTTCCCATTGACCACAGAGGATTATGTCCACAGAATTGGGAGAACAGGACGTGCTGGCAAGAAGGGCGTTGCACATACCTTCTTTATGAAGGAGAATAAG GCACTTTCTGGGGAGCTGATAAATGTGCTTAGAGAAGCGGGACAGAATGTACCTGCTAACCTTTTGAACTTTGGGACTCATGTCAAGAAAAAG GAATCGAAGCTGTATGGAGCCCATTTCAAAGAGATATCTGCAGATGCACCTAAAGCCACGAAGATTACATTTGACTCTGATGAAGATTGA
- the LOC111916763 gene encoding uncharacterized protein LOC111916763, which translates to MKILKENAGLLTNFEVVDFLRSRGAAKDPTKVLAPLKPSEFKVYDHLEKSVPPSQTRESIVEFVTKCKPYKLSNPEMTSVINIRPTCEVEIDPLIEDLESRLGENVGELVELIKQVFPPSPDESESDE; encoded by the coding sequence ATGAAGATACTGAAAGAGAATGCAGGGCTTCTTACAAATTTTGAAGTAGTGGATTTCCTACGTTCTAGAGGGGCTGCAAAAGATCCCACAAAGGTGCTTGCTCCCCTAAAACCTTCAGAATTCAAGGTTTATGACCACCTAGAGAAGAGTGTGCCTCCCAGTCAAACACGAGAAAGCATTGTTGAGTTTGTGACAAAATGTAAACCTTACAAGCTTTCAAACCCTGAGATGACGAGTGTCATCAACATTAGGCCCACATGTGAAGTGGAAATCGACCCTCTGATAGAGGATCTTGAGTCACGCCTTGGTGAAAATGTGGGTGAATTGGTGGAGTTGATTAAGCAAGTGTTTCCCCCTTCTCCTGATGAAAGTGAATCTGATGAATGA
- the LOC111916765 gene encoding tetratricopeptide repeat domain-containing protein PYG7, chloroplastic isoform X3, whose product MILQSRISPPLKQISLIRSHGSLFIPAFISHKLPIKINFTRQHFSVQQTCRRELGAFQTVTSAKLDESASGKDARNSKKDLISMAVFSSGSMSLLTWSNSAAASEYEKMNPVYEVGELFELGIQLSYLLLLLGLLGVGTFFVIRQVLVRRELDLSAKELQEQVRSGDASATELFELGAVMLRRKFYPAATKYLNQAIDKWDGDDQDLAQVYNALGVSYVRDGKTEKGISQLETAVKIQPGYVTAWNNLGDAYEKIKEYKSALKAFEEALLFDPNNKIARPRRDQLKEKVQLYKGVVPLKSKQR is encoded by the exons ATGATCCTTCAATCACGAATTTCACCCCCTCTTAAACAAATCTCACTAATTCGCTCTCACGGTTCTCTCTTCATCCCCGCTTTTATTTCCCACAAGCTTCCCATCAAGATTAACTTCACTCGCCAACATTTCTCCGTTCAG CAGACATGTAGAAGAGAATTGGGAGCTTTTCAGACTGTTACCTCAGCAAAACTTGATG AATCAGCAAGTGGGAAAGATGCAAGAAACTCAAAAAAGGATTTGATCAGTATGGCAGTGTTTTCAAGTGGGTCAATGAGTTTGTTGACTTGGTCAAACTCAGCAGCTGCAAGTGAATATGAGAAAATGAATCCTGTTTATGAGGTTGGGGAGTTGTTTGAATTAGGGATCCAGCTGTCATACCTTCTTTTGCTATTAGGGTTGCTTGGTGTCGGGACCTTTTTTGTCATCCGCCAAGTTCTTGTCCGCAGAGAACTCGATCTTTCTGCAAAAGAGTTGCAG gAACAAGTGAGGAGTGGTGACGCGAGTGCAACAGAGCTGTTTGAACTCGGGGCAGTGATGTTGAGAAGGAAATTCTATCCAGCTGCTACAAAGTACTTAAATCAGGCTATTGATAAATGGGATGGAGATGACCAGGATCTTGCCCag GTTTACAATGCTTTGGGTGTGAGTTACGTGCGTGATGGGAAAACGGAGAAGGGAATATCTCAGCTTGAAACAGCGGTGAAGATTCAACCAGGGTATGTGACGGCTTGGAACAATTTGGGCGATGCTTATGAGAAGATAAAAGAATATAAATCGGCTCTAAAAGCATTTGAGGAAGCATTGCTATTTGATCCTAACAACAAAATCGCACGCCCTAGAAGAGATCAATTGAAAGAAAAAGTCCAACTTTACAAAGGAGTCGTCCCTCTCAAGTCCAAGCAAAGATGA
- the LOC111916765 gene encoding tetratricopeptide repeat domain-containing protein PYG7, chloroplastic isoform X2: MILQSRISPPLKQISLIRSHGSLFIPAFISHKLPIKINFTRQHFSVQTCRRELGAFQTVTSAKLDVNGRRTIQESASGKDARNSKKDLISMAVFSSGSMSLLTWSNSAAASEYEKMNPVYEVGELFELGIQLSYLLLLLGLLGVGTFFVIRQVLVRRELDLSAKELQEQVRSGDASATELFELGAVMLRRKFYPAATKYLNQAIDKWDGDDQDLAQVYNALGVSYVRDGKTEKGISQLETAVKIQPGYVTAWNNLGDAYEKIKEYKSALKAFEEALLFDPNNKIARPRRDQLKEKVQLYKGVVPLKSKQR; the protein is encoded by the exons ATGATCCTTCAATCACGAATTTCACCCCCTCTTAAACAAATCTCACTAATTCGCTCTCACGGTTCTCTCTTCATCCCCGCTTTTATTTCCCACAAGCTTCCCATCAAGATTAACTTCACTCGCCAACATTTCTCCGTTCAG ACATGTAGAAGAGAATTGGGAGCTTTTCAGACTGTTACCTCAGCAAAACTTGATG TCAATGGAAGAAGGACAATACAAG AATCAGCAAGTGGGAAAGATGCAAGAAACTCAAAAAAGGATTTGATCAGTATGGCAGTGTTTTCAAGTGGGTCAATGAGTTTGTTGACTTGGTCAAACTCAGCAGCTGCAAGTGAATATGAGAAAATGAATCCTGTTTATGAGGTTGGGGAGTTGTTTGAATTAGGGATCCAGCTGTCATACCTTCTTTTGCTATTAGGGTTGCTTGGTGTCGGGACCTTTTTTGTCATCCGCCAAGTTCTTGTCCGCAGAGAACTCGATCTTTCTGCAAAAGAGTTGCAG gAACAAGTGAGGAGTGGTGACGCGAGTGCAACAGAGCTGTTTGAACTCGGGGCAGTGATGTTGAGAAGGAAATTCTATCCAGCTGCTACAAAGTACTTAAATCAGGCTATTGATAAATGGGATGGAGATGACCAGGATCTTGCCCag GTTTACAATGCTTTGGGTGTGAGTTACGTGCGTGATGGGAAAACGGAGAAGGGAATATCTCAGCTTGAAACAGCGGTGAAGATTCAACCAGGGTATGTGACGGCTTGGAACAATTTGGGCGATGCTTATGAGAAGATAAAAGAATATAAATCGGCTCTAAAAGCATTTGAGGAAGCATTGCTATTTGATCCTAACAACAAAATCGCACGCCCTAGAAGAGATCAATTGAAAGAAAAAGTCCAACTTTACAAAGGAGTCGTCCCTCTCAAGTCCAAGCAAAGATGA
- the LOC111916765 gene encoding tetratricopeptide repeat domain-containing protein PYG7, chloroplastic isoform X4 produces MILQSRISPPLKQISLIRSHGSLFIPAFISHKLPIKINFTRQHFSVQTCRRELGAFQTVTSAKLDESASGKDARNSKKDLISMAVFSSGSMSLLTWSNSAAASEYEKMNPVYEVGELFELGIQLSYLLLLLGLLGVGTFFVIRQVLVRRELDLSAKELQEQVRSGDASATELFELGAVMLRRKFYPAATKYLNQAIDKWDGDDQDLAQVYNALGVSYVRDGKTEKGISQLETAVKIQPGYVTAWNNLGDAYEKIKEYKSALKAFEEALLFDPNNKIARPRRDQLKEKVQLYKGVVPLKSKQR; encoded by the exons ATGATCCTTCAATCACGAATTTCACCCCCTCTTAAACAAATCTCACTAATTCGCTCTCACGGTTCTCTCTTCATCCCCGCTTTTATTTCCCACAAGCTTCCCATCAAGATTAACTTCACTCGCCAACATTTCTCCGTTCAG ACATGTAGAAGAGAATTGGGAGCTTTTCAGACTGTTACCTCAGCAAAACTTGATG AATCAGCAAGTGGGAAAGATGCAAGAAACTCAAAAAAGGATTTGATCAGTATGGCAGTGTTTTCAAGTGGGTCAATGAGTTTGTTGACTTGGTCAAACTCAGCAGCTGCAAGTGAATATGAGAAAATGAATCCTGTTTATGAGGTTGGGGAGTTGTTTGAATTAGGGATCCAGCTGTCATACCTTCTTTTGCTATTAGGGTTGCTTGGTGTCGGGACCTTTTTTGTCATCCGCCAAGTTCTTGTCCGCAGAGAACTCGATCTTTCTGCAAAAGAGTTGCAG gAACAAGTGAGGAGTGGTGACGCGAGTGCAACAGAGCTGTTTGAACTCGGGGCAGTGATGTTGAGAAGGAAATTCTATCCAGCTGCTACAAAGTACTTAAATCAGGCTATTGATAAATGGGATGGAGATGACCAGGATCTTGCCCag GTTTACAATGCTTTGGGTGTGAGTTACGTGCGTGATGGGAAAACGGAGAAGGGAATATCTCAGCTTGAAACAGCGGTGAAGATTCAACCAGGGTATGTGACGGCTTGGAACAATTTGGGCGATGCTTATGAGAAGATAAAAGAATATAAATCGGCTCTAAAAGCATTTGAGGAAGCATTGCTATTTGATCCTAACAACAAAATCGCACGCCCTAGAAGAGATCAATTGAAAGAAAAAGTCCAACTTTACAAAGGAGTCGTCCCTCTCAAGTCCAAGCAAAGATGA
- the LOC111916765 gene encoding tetratricopeptide repeat domain-containing protein PYG7, chloroplastic isoform X5, giving the protein MRCVSLAVNGRRTIQESASGKDARNSKKDLISMAVFSSGSMSLLTWSNSAAASEYEKMNPVYEVGELFELGIQLSYLLLLLGLLGVGTFFVIRQVLVRRELDLSAKELQEQVRSGDASATELFELGAVMLRRKFYPAATKYLNQAIDKWDGDDQDLAQVYNALGVSYVRDGKTEKGISQLETAVKIQPGYVTAWNNLGDAYEKIKEYKSALKAFEEALLFDPNNKIARPRRDQLKEKVQLYKGVVPLKSKQR; this is encoded by the exons ATGCGGTGTGTATCTTTGGCAGTCAATGGAAGAAGGACAATACAAG AATCAGCAAGTGGGAAAGATGCAAGAAACTCAAAAAAGGATTTGATCAGTATGGCAGTGTTTTCAAGTGGGTCAATGAGTTTGTTGACTTGGTCAAACTCAGCAGCTGCAAGTGAATATGAGAAAATGAATCCTGTTTATGAGGTTGGGGAGTTGTTTGAATTAGGGATCCAGCTGTCATACCTTCTTTTGCTATTAGGGTTGCTTGGTGTCGGGACCTTTTTTGTCATCCGCCAAGTTCTTGTCCGCAGAGAACTCGATCTTTCTGCAAAAGAGTTGCAG gAACAAGTGAGGAGTGGTGACGCGAGTGCAACAGAGCTGTTTGAACTCGGGGCAGTGATGTTGAGAAGGAAATTCTATCCAGCTGCTACAAAGTACTTAAATCAGGCTATTGATAAATGGGATGGAGATGACCAGGATCTTGCCCag GTTTACAATGCTTTGGGTGTGAGTTACGTGCGTGATGGGAAAACGGAGAAGGGAATATCTCAGCTTGAAACAGCGGTGAAGATTCAACCAGGGTATGTGACGGCTTGGAACAATTTGGGCGATGCTTATGAGAAGATAAAAGAATATAAATCGGCTCTAAAAGCATTTGAGGAAGCATTGCTATTTGATCCTAACAACAAAATCGCACGCCCTAGAAGAGATCAATTGAAAGAAAAAGTCCAACTTTACAAAGGAGTCGTCCCTCTCAAGTCCAAGCAAAGATGA
- the LOC111916764 gene encoding protein SENSITIVE TO PROTON RHIZOTOXICITY 1 — translation MDVRNKQLPSDPWAKPSSSNELFDEICRDSHQLFSNYDSQQQEQRENSSILDYDVMIRKKLETIPSSLTQIKLIQEDLEAKIKPQLWDPKTMLSNLSIMEEKIHQLQELVQLIVSKSSMDQPNEFLIQQQQLVTADLTSIIIQLISTAGSLLPAVKHPNFSPNPNPSVGNGVVSLPQHKHCDDNNDSDGNTHGNMVSKIEDHSNETDHMDVHEEHDDDVDEGENLPPGSYEILQLEKDEILAPHTHFCVICGKGFKRDANLRMHMRGHGDEYKTPAALAKPHKDPGTEVKLIKRYSCPYVGCKRNKDHKKFQPLKTILCVKNHYKRTHCDKSYTCSRCNTKKFSVIADLKTHEKHCGRDRWICSCGTTFSRKDKLFGHIALFQGHTPAIPVDDPKGGVIGGHDHDHGDNYNNNIEGSKEVGFFDFNFNSNGSVGDPGTCFSPLNIESNMNREFPRSLFEDSDNFSFLLSGSSNYLWKNGGETSSKDLQ, via the coding sequence ATGGATGTTAGAAATAAGCAGCTACCTTCAGACCCATGGGCGAAGCCTTCTTCCTCTAATGAATTATTTGATGAAATCTGTCGGGATAGTCATCAGCTTTTCTCAAACTATGATTCACAGCAACAGGAGCAAAGGGAAAACTCTTCCATTTTAGATTATGATGTGATGATAAGAAAAAAATTGGAAACAATCCCATCTTCTTTGACCCAAATCAAGCTCATTCAGGAAGATCTCGAGGCTAAAATCAAACCTCAATTATGGGATCCCAAAACCATGCTGAGTAATCTTTCTATCATGGAAGAAAAGATTCATCAACTCCAGGAACTAGTGCAATTAATCGTTTCCAAATCATCTATGGATCAACCAAATGAatttctgattcaacagcagCAACTTGTTACTGCAGATCTGACTTCGATTATAATTCAACTCATATCTACTGCAGGCAGCCTTCTTCCAGCTGTCAAACATCCAAATTTTTCTCCAAATCCAAATCCATCTGTTGGTAATGGAGTTGTCAGCCTTCCACAACATAAGCATTGTGATGATAATAATGATAGTGATGGTAACACTCATGGGAATATGGTAAGCAAGATTGAAGATCATTCAAATGAAACTGATCATATGGATGTCCATGAAGAacatgatgatgatgttgatgaagGAGAGAATCTCCCCCCTGGTTCTTATGAAATCTTGCAGCTTGAAAAAGACGAAATTCTTGCACCCCACACTCATTTTTGTGTGATTTGTGGGAAAGGTTTCAAACGAGATGCCAATTTGAGAATGCATATGAGAGGTCATGGAGATGAGTATAAAACCCCAGCAGCATTAGCAAAACCCCATAAAGATCCAGGTACAGAGGTGAAGCTTATCAAGAGATATTCATGTCCTTATGTTGGTTGTAAAAGGAATAAAGATCACAAGAAGTTTCAGCCATTGAAGACAATCTTATGTGTAAAGAATCATTATAAAAGAACCCATTGTGATAAAAGCTATACATGTAGCCGTTGTAACACCAAGAAGTTTTCAGTGATTGCAGATCTTAAAACACACGAGAAGCATTGTGGACGCGACAGGTGGATTTGTTCATGTGGGACAACATTTTCAAGAAAAGATAAACTTTTTGGACACATTGCTCTTTTTCAAGGCCACACTCCTGCAATTCCAGTGGATGATCCGAAAGGAGGGGTCATTGGTGGACATGATCATGATCATGGggataattataataataacatTGAAGGGTCGAAAGAAGTTGGATTCTTTGATTTTAATTTCAACTCAAATGGATCCGTGGGTGACCCGGGTACTTGTTTTTCGCCTTTGAACATAGAATCAAATATGAACAGGGAGTTTCCTCGAAGTTTATTTGAAGATTCGGACAATTTCTCTTTCCTTTTATCGGGGTCATCCAATTACTTGTGGAAAAATGGCGGGGAGACAAGTTCCAAGGATCTTCAATAA
- the LOC111916765 gene encoding tetratricopeptide repeat domain-containing protein PYG7, chloroplastic isoform X1, with translation MILQSRISPPLKQISLIRSHGSLFIPAFISHKLPIKINFTRQHFSVQQTCRRELGAFQTVTSAKLDVNGRRTIQESASGKDARNSKKDLISMAVFSSGSMSLLTWSNSAAASEYEKMNPVYEVGELFELGIQLSYLLLLLGLLGVGTFFVIRQVLVRRELDLSAKELQEQVRSGDASATELFELGAVMLRRKFYPAATKYLNQAIDKWDGDDQDLAQVYNALGVSYVRDGKTEKGISQLETAVKIQPGYVTAWNNLGDAYEKIKEYKSALKAFEEALLFDPNNKIARPRRDQLKEKVQLYKGVVPLKSKQR, from the exons ATGATCCTTCAATCACGAATTTCACCCCCTCTTAAACAAATCTCACTAATTCGCTCTCACGGTTCTCTCTTCATCCCCGCTTTTATTTCCCACAAGCTTCCCATCAAGATTAACTTCACTCGCCAACATTTCTCCGTTCAG CAGACATGTAGAAGAGAATTGGGAGCTTTTCAGACTGTTACCTCAGCAAAACTTGATG TCAATGGAAGAAGGACAATACAAG AATCAGCAAGTGGGAAAGATGCAAGAAACTCAAAAAAGGATTTGATCAGTATGGCAGTGTTTTCAAGTGGGTCAATGAGTTTGTTGACTTGGTCAAACTCAGCAGCTGCAAGTGAATATGAGAAAATGAATCCTGTTTATGAGGTTGGGGAGTTGTTTGAATTAGGGATCCAGCTGTCATACCTTCTTTTGCTATTAGGGTTGCTTGGTGTCGGGACCTTTTTTGTCATCCGCCAAGTTCTTGTCCGCAGAGAACTCGATCTTTCTGCAAAAGAGTTGCAG gAACAAGTGAGGAGTGGTGACGCGAGTGCAACAGAGCTGTTTGAACTCGGGGCAGTGATGTTGAGAAGGAAATTCTATCCAGCTGCTACAAAGTACTTAAATCAGGCTATTGATAAATGGGATGGAGATGACCAGGATCTTGCCCag GTTTACAATGCTTTGGGTGTGAGTTACGTGCGTGATGGGAAAACGGAGAAGGGAATATCTCAGCTTGAAACAGCGGTGAAGATTCAACCAGGGTATGTGACGGCTTGGAACAATTTGGGCGATGCTTATGAGAAGATAAAAGAATATAAATCGGCTCTAAAAGCATTTGAGGAAGCATTGCTATTTGATCCTAACAACAAAATCGCACGCCCTAGAAGAGATCAATTGAAAGAAAAAGTCCAACTTTACAAAGGAGTCGTCCCTCTCAAGTCCAAGCAAAGATGA